Proteins co-encoded in one Brassica rapa cultivar Chiifu-401-42 chromosome A02, CAAS_Brap_v3.01, whole genome shotgun sequence genomic window:
- the LOC103851262 gene encoding disease resistance-like protein DSC2, translating to KTRLKTISPNISKLENLECLGLSFRDFGQLNNIGRLEATIEWGPDLKRRWRLRTDFRVDDIFPMCLPKKALTSPISLRFGCDGLKTIPDCIGRLSGLSKLVVTRCVKLVALPQLPGSLLSIEAECCLSLKRIDSPFQNPNICLNFTDCSNLNPEARKLIQTSACKFAFLPGQEVPAHFPHQSTSPSLTINLTPTPLPSSFRFKACILLSYVYKPSSGFKDHNDEEGDNSLMGMSYRVRGKHNGRTVQYVSDQLHMPHLCINPKHLYIFEDSFSLNQDCLEAGETIFNELSFVFIVRDKTCKVLGCGVRLLEVPS from the coding sequence aaaacccggCTGAAAACTATATCTCCAAACATTTCCAAGTTGGAGAATCTTGAGTGTCTTGGTCTGAGTTTCCGTGATTTTGGTCAGCTTAATAATATTGGTCGTCTTGAAGCAACAATCGAGTGGGGGCCTGACTTGAAGCGGCGTTGGAGATTACGAACAGACTTCAGAGTTGACGACATTTTTCCGATGTGTCTACCTAAAAAGGCTCTTACATCTCCTATATCATTACGTTTCGGCTGTGATGGTCTCAAGACTATTCCAGATTGCATCGGACGTCTCTCCGGACTAAGTAAGCTTGTCGTCACAAGATGCGTCAAGCTCGTAGCACTTCCACAGCTTCCAGGTTCCCTTCTATCTATAGAAGCAGAATGTTGTCTATCCTTGAAAAGAATAGACTCTCCTTTTCAAAATCCAAATATTTGCCTAAACTTTACTGACTGCTCCAACCTGAATCCAGAAGCTAGAAAGCTCATCCAGACATCAGCTTGCAAATTTGCGTTCTTACCTGGTCAAGAAGTGCCTGCACACTTCCCTCACCAATCTACTTCACCATCTCTAACGATCAATTTGACTCCAACACCTCTACCTTCATCCTTCAGATTCAAGGCTTGCATCTTGCTGTCATATGTATATAAGCCATCTTCCGGATTCAAAGATCACAATGATGAAGAGGGTGATAATTCATTGATGGGTATGTCTTATCGCGTCAGGGGTAAACATAATGGACGCACTGTCCAATATGTATCAGACCAGCTCCATATGCCACATCTATGCATAAATCCAAAGCATCTGTATATTTTTGAAGATTCTTTCTCTCTAAACCAGGACTGCCTTGAAGCTGGAGAAACCATTTTCAACGAGCTTTCTTTTGTGTTCATAGTCCGTGATAAAACCTGTAAGGTCTTAGGCTGCGGTGTACGACTTTTGGAGGTACCTTCTTGA
- the LOC103851212 gene encoding disease resistance-like protein DSC2 translates to SVFVSDNEADLISKVASDVTAVLGFTPSKDLDIKSKFILQSEQVKMIVLVGPAGIGKTTTARVLYNQLSPGFPFSTVLENIRGNYEKPCGNDYQLKLRLQKKLLSQLFNQKDIEVHHLGEAQQMLSGKKVLVVLDEVDSLWQLEEMAKQLGWFGHGSIIIITTEDRKLVKQLRLGIDHIYEMKFPTSTEPMQIFCQYAFGQKSPDYGFEMLAWEVTGLAGDFHLPLGLKVMGSYLRGMSRNEWIDALPRLKSSLDREIESTLRFSYEGLSDNDKALFLHIACFFGYFKVDSVKRCLEKSGLDVNHGLQVLADKSLIFIDRGWVKMHSLLQQMGREIVKNQSLEEPGKRQFLWNIPEIIELLEENTGTGKVLGIMLDTSEGGEIQISKSAFEGMNNLQFLRVYSSDILKFSPNIPAVYSGTLCIPDGLNCLPDKLRLINWYRCPLRFWPSKFSGKFLVELIMQNNIFENLWEGIQPLQCLKLLDLSLSRYLKRIPDLSKATSLEKLDLHGCESLLELTSSIDSATKLTICNLSNCRLLKELPSSISRLINLEELNLSDCSSLKEFSGCSSLEKLSGCLSLKELNLSFTVIMEVPSSMRTWPCFYQLDMAGCSSLKEFPNVPDSIVALVLCGTLIEEVPPWIENLFRLRKLIMYGSKRLKRVFSN, encoded by the exons TCTGTTTTTGTTAGTGACAATGAAGCTGACTTGATCAGCAAAGTAGCCTCAGATGTCACGGCTGTGTTGGGCTTTACACCATCAAAAGACTTAGATATAAAATCGAAGTTCATCCTACAATCAGAACAAGTTAAGATGATTGTGCTTGTGGGTCCTGCCGGGATTGGGAAGACGACCACTGCAAGAGTTTTATACAACCAACTCTCTCCTGGTTTTCCGTTTAGCACTGTTTTGGAGAATATCAGAGGAAATTATGAGAAGCCTTGTGGTAACGACTATCAGTTGAAGTTGCGTTTGCAGAAAAAATTGTTGTCTCAACTATTCaaccaaaaggatattgaggtTCATCACTTAGGAGAGGCTCAACAAATGCTGAGTGGCAAAAAGGTGTTGGTTGTTCTTGATGAAGTGGATAGCTTGTGGCAACTAGAGGAAATGGCAAAGCAGCTTGGATGGTTTGGTCACGGAAGTATTATTATCATTACAACTGAAGATAGAAAACTTGTCAAGCAACTCAGACTAGGGATTGACCATATCTACGAGATGAAATTTCCAACTTCAACCGAGCCTATGCAGATCTTCTGCCAATATGCTTTCGGTCAAAAGTCTCCAGATTATGGTTTTGAAATGCTTGCTTGGGAAGTTACTGGACTTGCTGGTGATTTTCATCTTCCTCTAGGCCTGAAAGTCATGGGATCGTATTTACGAGGAATGTCCAGGAATGAATGGATAGATGCACTACCAAGGCTCAAGTCTAGCCTTGACAGAGAAATTGAATCTACTCTAAGATTCAGCTACGAGGGGTTAAGTGATAACGATAAAGCTCTTTTCCTGCATATTGCATGTTTCTTTGGTTATTTCAAGGTTGATAGCGTTAAGAGATGTCTTGAAAAAAGCGGTTTGGATGTCAACCACGGGCTTCAAGTCTTAGCTGACAAATCTCTTATATTTATAGACAGGGGATGGGTAAAGATGCATAGTTTGCTGCAACAAATGGGTAGAGAAATTGTCAAGAATCAGTCTTTGGAGGAGCCCGGAAAGCGACAGTTCTTGTGGAATATACCAGAAATTATTGAATTACTTGAAGAAAATACT GGTACTGGAAAAGTTCTAGGCATAATGTTGGATACTTCAGAGGGCGGGGAAATCCAAATAAGTAAAAGTGCTTTCGAGGGGATGAATAATCTCCAGTTCCTAAGAGTCTACTCTTCTGATATTCTAAAATTCTCCCCTAATATTCCAGCAGTCTACTCTGGTACCTTATGCATACCCGACGGCCTCAACTGCCTTCCCGACAAACTCAGATTGATAAATTGGTATAGATGTCCATTGAGATTTTGGCCTTCCAAGTTCTCTGGCAAGTTTCTTGTCGAACTAATCAtgcaaaataacatttttgagAATCTTTGGGAGGGAATCCAA cCTCTCCAATGCCTCAAGCTGTTGGATTTAAGTCTCTCGAGGTATCTAAAAAGGATTCCAGATCTCTCAAAAGCAACGAGTCTAGAGAAATTGGATCTCCATGGCTGCGAAAGTTTGTTGGAGCTCACAAGCTCTATTGACAGTGCCACTAAGCTTACAATATGCAACCTTAGCAACTGCAGGCTTTTGAAGGAGCTCCCCTCTTCTATAAGTAGGTTAATCAATCTCGAGGAATTAAACCTCAGTGATTGCTCGAGTTTGAAAGAATTCAGTGGTTGCTCGAGTTTGGAAAAACTCAGTGGTTGTTTGAGTTTGAAAGAACTCAATCTGAGCTTTACTGTGATAATGGAAGTGCCATCATCAATGAGAACTTGGCCTTGTTTTTATCAATTGGATATGGCAGGGTGTAGCAGCCTCAAGGAGTTCCCAAACGTTCCAGACAGCATTGTAGCGTTGGTGTTGTGCGGTACATTGATAGAAGAGGTTCCTCCATGGATTGAGAATCTATTTCGTCTGCGTAAACTAATCATGTACGGAAGCAAGAGGCTGaaaagggtttttagtaattaa